The proteins below come from a single Miscanthus floridulus cultivar M001 chromosome 1, ASM1932011v1, whole genome shotgun sequence genomic window:
- the LOC136551877 gene encoding cyclic dof factor 1-like, which produces MGEGRAGDGLIKLFGKTIPVPETAAVGEAAKDIQQSGSSGTTDPKGQAQQEVADTEDSSAAKTSSADKQQGEAANQKEKLKKPDKILPCPRCNSMDTKFCYYNNYNIKQPRHFCKNCQRYWTAGGAMRNVPVGAGRRKSKSASAASHFLQRVRAALPIDPLCTAAKTNGTVLSFGSDMSSLDLTEQMKHLKEKLIPIAGIKNGDERSVGSCTEGPAKAEDSNQKENVTAEKSAKIVQHPCMNGVAMWPFSCAPPPACYTPGSIAIPFYPAAAAYWGCMVPGAWNAPWPPHSPSEMGSTLSTTSPASTKSNCFTPGKRPRDCNEEGDTKGNGKVWVPKTIRIDDVDEVARSSILSLIGINGDKAGKDGTGCKLARVFERKEEGRTATHSVINGLPFLQGNPAALSRSLTFQEGS; this is translated from the exons atgggGGAGGGCAGAGCAGGAGACGGCCTCATCAAGCTGTTCGGGAAGACCATCCCCGTGCCGGAGACGGCCGCCGTGGGCGAGGCTGCCAAG GACATCCAACAAAGCGGCAGCAGCGGCACCACTGATCCTAAGGGGCAAGCGCAGCAGGAGGTTGCGGACACTGAAGACTCGTCGGCTGCCAAGACCTCCTCGGCAGACAAACAGCAGGGCGAGGCGGCCAACCAGAAGGAGAAGCTCAAGAAGCCTGACAAGATCCTGCCGTGCCCCCGGTGCAACAGCATGGACACCAAGTTCTGCTACTATAACAACTACAACATCAAGCAGCCACGCCACTTCTGCAAGAACTGCCAAAGGTACTGGACTGCTGGCGGTGCCATGCGCAACGTGCCTGTGGGTGCAGGCCGGCGCAAGAGCAAGAGCGCGTCAGCCGCTTCCCACTTCCTTCAGAGGGTCAGGGCCGCTCTGCCCATCGATCCCCTCTGCACGGCAGCCAAGACGAATGGCACGGTGCTCAGCTTCGGCTCTGACATGTCCAGCTTAGACCTCACAGAACAGATGAAGCACCTGAAGGAGAAGCTCATCCCAATAGCGGGGATCAAGAACGGCGATGAACGTTCAGTTGGCTCTTGCACTGAAGGACCTGCGAAGGCAGAAGACTCAAACCAAAAGGAGAATGTTACAGCAGAGAAATCTGCAAAAATTGTTCAGCATCCATGCATGAACGGGGTGGCCATGTGGCCATTTAGCTGTGCACCACCACCTGCCTGTTACACCCCAGGCAGCATAGCAATTCCGTTCTACCCAGCAGCTGCTGCCTACTGGGGTTGCATGGTTCCAGGAGCTTGGAATGCCCCATGGCCGCCTCACTCCCCGTCCGAGATGGGTTCGACCCTTAGCACTACTTCTCCAGCATCCACGAAGTCCAATTGCTTCACACCAGGAAAGCGCCCTAGAGACTGCAACGAGGAAGGAGATACCAAAGGAAATGGCAAGGTGTGGGTGCCAAAGACGATCCGAATCGATGACGTGGATGAGGTGGCCAGGAGTTCTATCTTGTCGCTAATCGGGATCAATGGCGACAAGGCTGGCAAAGATGGCACAGGGTGCAAGCTTGCAAGGGTTTTTGAGCGGAAAGAAGAGGGAAGGACGGCAACTCACTCAGTCATCAACGGCTTGCCGTTCTTGCAGGGGAATCCAGCTGCGCTCTCACGGTCATTGACCTTCCAGGAGGGATCTTGA